One stretch of Pararhizobium qamdonense DNA includes these proteins:
- a CDS encoding class I SAM-dependent methyltransferase encodes MPDLHYEEPSLAELYDLDSGWSVDRDFYLALAGAAPQRILDLGCGTGLLCDAYAALGHSVTGADPAKAMLDVARQKPDGEKIEWVLSSAQDFRSPKRFDLIIMTGHAFQVFLDDSDILATFATMRQHLAPGGLIVFESRNPAIDWPARWNGESDLTTGGQTVRQSRQVTKIAGNRIAFETRYALTERTLVSSSELLFLSRTDIEDRLKASGLRAEQVYGDWHAQPFDADVSDEMIFIVRAV; translated from the coding sequence ATGCCGGACCTGCATTATGAAGAGCCATCGCTGGCTGAACTCTATGATCTCGACAGCGGCTGGTCGGTCGACCGGGATTTCTATCTGGCGCTTGCGGGCGCTGCCCCCCAACGCATACTTGACCTTGGATGCGGCACTGGATTGCTGTGCGACGCCTATGCCGCTCTTGGCCATTCGGTGACCGGTGCCGATCCGGCGAAAGCCATGCTGGATGTGGCGCGGCAAAAGCCCGACGGGGAGAAGATCGAGTGGGTCTTATCCTCAGCCCAGGATTTTCGTTCGCCCAAACGGTTCGACCTGATCATCATGACAGGCCACGCCTTTCAGGTGTTTCTCGATGACAGCGATATCCTCGCCACCTTCGCAACCATGCGGCAACATCTTGCGCCGGGCGGCTTGATCGTGTTCGAAAGCCGCAACCCTGCGATAGACTGGCCGGCGCGCTGGAACGGGGAGAGCGATCTCACCACTGGCGGGCAGACCGTCCGCCAGTCCCGTCAGGTCACGAAAATTGCCGGCAACCGCATCGCGTTCGAGACCCGTTATGCGCTGACCGAGCGTACGCTCGTGTCATCCAGCGAGCTGTTGTTCCTCTCGCGAACGGATATCGAGGACCGGTTGAAAGCTTCTGGGCTGCGGGCGGAACAGGTCTACGGCGACTGGCACGCACAGCCGTTCGACGCCGATGTTTCGGATGAAATGATCTTCATCGTCCGGGCCGTCTGA
- a CDS encoding LOG family protein, translating into MARMKKRNLRRKDGAWDPLVDSQQTRERAAGVPQTPQSMSPSYRLAYTDDDFLAREELRPVRLQLELLKPEMIMAERGINSTVVMFGGARIPEPGGDAWAAKNETQRRNLTAASVYYEEARKFARLCSLHSAQSGYKEYVVTTGGGPGVMEAGNRGADDIGAPSIGLNIVLPHEQAPNRFVTPDLSFNFHYFAIRKMHFLVRAKAVTVFPGGFGTFDELFETITLMQTGRMALVPLILFGEKFWRSVINFEALADFGTISPADLDLIQFVETADEAWEIISKFYETVDPATVPVASGAR; encoded by the coding sequence ATGGCAAGAATGAAGAAGCGGAATTTGCGGCGCAAGGATGGGGCCTGGGACCCATTGGTCGATAGCCAGCAGACCCGCGAACGCGCGGCAGGCGTTCCCCAGACCCCGCAATCGATGTCCCCGTCCTACAGGCTGGCCTACACCGACGATGATTTTCTCGCCCGCGAGGAGCTGCGCCCCGTGCGGCTGCAGCTCGAGCTGTTGAAGCCAGAAATGATCATGGCCGAGCGTGGTATCAACTCGACGGTTGTGATGTTTGGCGGCGCCCGTATTCCAGAGCCCGGCGGCGACGCCTGGGCGGCAAAGAACGAGACGCAGCGCCGCAATCTGACGGCCGCCTCGGTCTATTACGAGGAGGCGCGCAAGTTTGCCCGTCTCTGCTCGCTGCATTCGGCCCAGTCCGGCTATAAGGAATATGTCGTGACCACCGGCGGCGGGCCGGGGGTGATGGAGGCGGGCAATCGCGGCGCCGACGATATTGGCGCGCCATCGATCGGATTGAACATCGTGCTTCCGCACGAGCAGGCCCCCAATCGCTTTGTGACGCCGGACCTGTCGTTCAACTTCCACTATTTCGCCATCCGCAAGATGCATTTTCTCGTGCGCGCCAAGGCCGTCACGGTTTTTCCGGGCGGCTTCGGCACGTTCGATGAATTGTTCGAGACCATCACCCTGATGCAGACCGGCCGCATGGCGCTGGTGCCTCTGATCCTGTTTGGTGAAAAATTCTGGCGCAGCGTCATCAATTTCGAGGCGTTGGCCGATTTCGGCACCATCTCGCCCGCTGATCTCGATCTTATCCAGTTCGTCGAAACCGCTGACGAAGCCTGGGAGATCATCTCGAAATTCTACGAGACGGTCGATCCGGCCACGGTTCCGGTGGCATCCGGGGCCCGGTAG
- a CDS encoding PepSY-associated TM helix domain-containing protein, translating into MSDFTIGRADAAVAARSPSDLYRAVWRWHFYAGLLVLPFLITLAVTGALYLFRDEIDGLVYADLKHVEIQENTAVAAPSAMVTAALAAYPGTAVKYTDPPSPEDSVEITVNAQTAGRLAVYVNPYDAKVLGALPDRGTIMWTIRTLHSLKYFGSFARSLIEIAAGWSVLLVATGIYLWWPRAQTGGVLSVRGIPKRRVFWRDTHAVSGIFVGFFIVFLAVTGMPWSGVWGEKVNEWANGSNFGYPAGVRTSVPMSGEHLNHVAKTTWSLEQAQVPQSTGEGTTAISLDQAVAIFDRLGLHDGYAVNIPMQPKGVYTGSVYPDDVSQQRVVHLDQYSGKPLIDMSYADYGPLGKALEWGINVHMGQEFGLVNQLVLLVACLAIVLLAVSAAIMWWKRRPKGSLGVPPMPSDKRVFRGLIAMLAIGGILFPLVGLSLVVMLVLDWSYPHFRRAIRFAP; encoded by the coding sequence ATGTCCGATTTCACCATCGGCCGCGCGGATGCCGCTGTTGCGGCACGTTCGCCGTCCGACCTTTACCGCGCTGTCTGGCGTTGGCATTTTTATGCAGGCCTTCTGGTCCTGCCATTTCTGATCACGCTTGCCGTCACCGGCGCGCTCTATCTGTTTCGCGACGAGATCGACGGTCTTGTCTATGCCGATCTGAAACATGTCGAGATCCAGGAAAACACTGCGGTTGCGGCACCATCGGCGATGGTCACGGCTGCCCTTGCCGCCTATCCCGGAACGGCGGTGAAATATACCGACCCTCCATCGCCGGAGGATTCGGTCGAGATCACCGTCAACGCGCAGACAGCCGGCAGACTGGCGGTTTACGTCAACCCCTATGATGCCAAGGTGCTGGGCGCGCTTCCCGATCGCGGCACCATCATGTGGACCATCCGCACCCTGCACAGCCTGAAATATTTCGGCTCGTTTGCCCGCTCGCTCATCGAGATCGCCGCCGGCTGGTCCGTGCTTCTGGTGGCTACCGGCATCTATCTCTGGTGGCCGCGCGCGCAGACCGGCGGCGTCTTGAGCGTAAGAGGCATACCGAAACGGCGGGTGTTCTGGCGCGATACCCATGCGGTCAGCGGCATATTCGTGGGTTTCTTCATCGTCTTCCTTGCAGTCACCGGCATGCCCTGGTCCGGCGTCTGGGGCGAGAAGGTCAATGAATGGGCGAATGGCAGCAATTTCGGCTATCCGGCCGGCGTGCGCACGTCCGTGCCGATGTCGGGCGAACATCTCAACCACGTTGCCAAGACCACCTGGTCGCTGGAACAGGCGCAGGTACCGCAGTCGACAGGCGAAGGCACCACGGCAATCAGCCTCGATCAGGCCGTCGCCATCTTCGACCGGCTTGGACTGCATGATGGCTATGCGGTGAATATACCGATGCAGCCGAAAGGGGTCTACACCGGTTCGGTCTATCCCGACGACGTCTCTCAGCAGCGGGTGGTGCATCTGGATCAATATAGCGGCAAGCCTCTGATTGACATGAGCTATGCCGATTACGGCCCGCTCGGCAAGGCGCTGGAATGGGGGATCAATGTTCACATGGGGCAGGAGTTCGGCCTGGTGAACCAGCTGGTGCTGCTGGTGGCATGCCTGGCGATCGTGCTTTTGGCCGTGTCGGCTGCAATCATGTGGTGGAAGCGCCGTCCGAAGGGCTCGCTCGGCGTGCCGCCGATGCCGTCGGATAAGCGCGTGTTTCGCGGCCTGATCGCGATGCTGGCGATCGGCGGCATTCTGTTTCCGCTGGTCGGTCTCTCGCTGGTGGTGATGCTGGTGCTCGACTGGAGCTATCCGCATTTTCGCCGGGCGATCCGGTTTGCACCATAA
- a CDS encoding DUF805 domain-containing protein — protein MQREGRKSMSWLFFSPSGRVSRLPYCLGWLFWAAASGFVLSRVLAHQGDEIALALWTLILVVTALVSTASIALMTIKRLHDTGYPGHLAICLFIPVLSPVLFLALCLWPGTEGDNEYGR, from the coding sequence ATGCAAAGGGAGGGGCGGAAGAGCATGTCCTGGCTGTTCTTCAGTCCCTCCGGCCGCGTCAGCCGCCTGCCCTATTGTCTCGGCTGGCTGTTTTGGGCCGCAGCAAGCGGCTTCGTCTTGTCACGGGTGCTGGCCCATCAGGGCGATGAGATTGCGCTGGCGCTCTGGACATTGATCCTGGTGGTTACCGCGCTTGTCTCGACAGCATCGATCGCGCTGATGACGATCAAGCGCCTGCACGATACCGGCTATCCCGGCCACCTCGCCATCTGCCTCTTCATCCCCGTATTAAGCCCCGTCCTGTTCCTGGCACTCTGCCTATGGCCTGGTACTGAGGGCGACAACGAATACGGACGCTGA
- a CDS encoding DMT family transporter has product MEAWIVITIAAAFLQNLRSALQKHLQGSLGTTGASFVRFGFGFPLAIAYVFGLHYAAGYAFPQLNGSFVFWAVLGGLAQIFATILLVYLFSLRNFAVGTAYSKTEPVQAAIFGLIILGERLTPGAIAAIVVGVAGVMMISVARMPLSWRNLLVALSGRTALIGIASGAVFGISAVAYRSASLSLDGPNAVMQAAVTLACVTTFQTVFMLVWMVIKDKSEIGRVARAWRSSALVGLAGVTGSACWFTAMTLQQVAYVRALGQIELVFTFMASIFLFRERINRMETAGCLLIVAGILLLLMWT; this is encoded by the coding sequence ATGGAAGCCTGGATCGTCATCACAATCGCCGCCGCGTTTTTGCAGAACCTGCGCTCAGCGCTGCAAAAGCATCTGCAGGGGTCGCTCGGAACGACGGGTGCCAGCTTCGTGCGGTTCGGCTTCGGCTTCCCGCTGGCCATCGCCTATGTCTTTGGTCTGCACTATGCCGCTGGCTATGCCTTTCCGCAGCTGAATGGCAGCTTCGTCTTCTGGGCGGTGCTCGGGGGGCTGGCGCAGATCTTTGCGACCATTCTTTTGGTCTATCTCTTCTCGCTGCGCAATTTTGCGGTCGGCACCGCCTATTCGAAGACGGAGCCGGTGCAGGCGGCGATATTCGGTCTGATCATCCTCGGCGAACGGCTGACGCCGGGCGCAATCGCGGCGATCGTCGTTGGTGTCGCCGGCGTGATGATGATTTCCGTGGCGCGCATGCCGCTATCCTGGCGCAATCTCCTGGTGGCGCTGAGCGGGCGCACGGCATTGATCGGCATTGCCTCCGGCGCGGTGTTCGGCATTTCTGCCGTCGCCTACCGCTCGGCATCCTTGTCGCTGGACGGGCCGAACGCGGTCATGCAGGCGGCCGTGACCCTTGCCTGCGTCACGACGTTCCAGACGGTGTTCATGCTGGTCTGGATGGTGATCAAGGATAAGAGCGAGATCGGACGCGTGGCGCGCGCCTGGCGGTCCTCGGCACTTGTCGGGCTGGCGGGTGTCACCGGATCGGCCTGCTGGTTTACGGCGATGACCCTGCAACAGGTCGCCTATGTACGGGCGCTCGGGCAGATCGAGCTGGTCTTCACCTTCATGGCCTCGATCTTCCTGTTCCGCGAACGCATCAACCGCATGGAAACCGCCGGCTGCCTGCTGATCGTAGCGGGTATCCTGCTGCTTTTGATG
- a CDS encoding DUF2946 family protein has product MKTLRLVLKDRVSAGAIAVLIASMFLLQGLVAGVAHGTMASAAVDPFNIICIAHEDGPQQTSPGVPQKAAHDMCATLCQLAAGHTPALPGRAIEIAAPVLGHPVELYFAVKPAPRVFLRSTFAEARAPPSLSA; this is encoded by the coding sequence ATGAAAACCCTGCGGCTTGTCTTGAAAGATAGAGTGTCGGCCGGCGCCATCGCCGTGCTGATTGCGTCTATGTTTCTGCTGCAGGGTCTTGTGGCCGGCGTTGCGCATGGGACGATGGCAAGCGCTGCCGTCGATCCCTTCAATATTATCTGTATTGCCCATGAAGATGGCCCCCAGCAGACCTCTCCCGGTGTGCCGCAAAAGGCCGCGCACGATATGTGCGCCACGCTCTGCCAGCTGGCAGCGGGGCATACGCCGGCCTTGCCCGGCCGGGCGATCGAAATCGCCGCTCCCGTCCTTGGTCATCCGGTCGAACTCTATTTTGCCGTAAAGCCAGCGCCCAGGGTTTTCCTGCGCAGCACCTTTGCCGAAGCCAGGGCACCCCCATCACTCTCCGCATGA
- a CDS encoding sterol desaturase family protein, translated as MSDEVFYGLFLLGFYAASVITYFAFGFAVTFVNDRNPERRIQKGRGSGKRRNAEIRQSLASMFSACLPLTIGLYVQAKGWSITPWEFSWWTALPLFLLIMFLYDTWFYFMHRLLHTKWMYPLHALHHKSVAPTVWSTYSEDVLDNFLLQGFTAVIVFVVPFPPAILIGQRVFEHFNGMFGHCGFEYFASSTARYPSPMLCTTFHDQHHSGFRYNYGNYFSFWDRVLGTVSPDYDQRVKKTEEEVPPLTFRQPVVRAKTQEKSV; from the coding sequence ATGTCGGACGAAGTTTTCTACGGTCTGTTTCTGCTGGGCTTTTATGCCGCCTCTGTTATCACCTATTTCGCCTTCGGTTTTGCCGTCACGTTCGTCAACGACCGCAACCCCGAGCGCAGAATTCAAAAGGGCCGCGGCTCCGGTAAGCGCCGCAATGCGGAAATCCGCCAGAGCCTCGCTTCCATGTTCAGCGCCTGCCTGCCGCTGACGATCGGTCTTTATGTCCAGGCAAAGGGCTGGTCGATAACGCCCTGGGAGTTCAGCTGGTGGACGGCGCTGCCGCTATTCCTGCTGATCATGTTTCTCTATGATACCTGGTTCTATTTCATGCACCGGCTGCTGCACACCAAGTGGATGTATCCGCTGCATGCGCTGCATCACAAGAGCGTCGCGCCGACGGTCTGGAGCACCTATTCCGAGGATGTGCTCGATAATTTCCTGCTGCAGGGATTTACCGCCGTCATAGTTTTCGTCGTGCCGTTCCCCCCCGCGATCCTGATCGGGCAAAGGGTGTTCGAGCATTTCAACGGCATGTTCGGCCATTGCGGGTTCGAGTATTTCGCCTCCTCGACGGCGCGCTATCCCTCGCCGATGCTGTGCACGACGTTCCACGACCAGCACCATTCGGGCTTCCGCTACAATTACGGCAATTACTTCTCCTTCTGGGACCGGGTGCTCGGCACGGTTTCGCCCGATTACGACCAGCGCGTGAAGAAGACCGAGGAGGAAGTACCGCCGCTAACCTTCCGCCAGCCCGTGGTTCGGGCTAAGACTCAGGAAAAGTCGGTCTGA
- a CDS encoding aldo/keto reductase — protein MRYNQFGNTGLFVSELCLGTMTFGAAGGGMWGAIADVDQDAADRIVERSLAAGVNFIDTADVYSAGDSERLLGQSLINLGVARKDVVIATKVFGQMGEGPNDRGASRGHIMDSVEESLDRLQMDHIDLYQIHGTDTVTPIDETLRALDDLVSGGLVRYVGMSNWQAWRIAKALGISERKGFARFETLQAYYSIAGRDLERDIVPLLTEEKMGLMVWSPLAGGLLSGKYGPGAPGNGEGRRASFDFPPVDKDRAWACVAAMREVAAKHGASVAEVALAFILAKPFVTSVIIGAKRVEQLEENLKAVELRLDAEDLAKLDDVSALPPEYPGWMLERQGAARRPKPFEPKA, from the coding sequence ATGCGTTACAATCAGTTTGGCAATACCGGCCTGTTCGTATCCGAACTATGCCTGGGGACGATGACCTTCGGCGCGGCCGGAGGCGGCATGTGGGGCGCGATCGCCGATGTCGACCAGGATGCGGCCGATCGCATCGTCGAGCGGTCCCTGGCGGCCGGCGTCAATTTCATCGATACGGCCGATGTCTATTCGGCCGGCGATTCGGAGCGTCTTTTGGGGCAGTCGCTGATCAATCTCGGCGTCGCCCGCAAGGATGTGGTCATCGCCACCAAGGTTTTCGGCCAGATGGGCGAGGGGCCGAACGATCGCGGCGCCTCGCGCGGCCATATCATGGACTCGGTCGAGGAAAGCTTAGACCGGTTGCAGATGGACCATATCGATCTCTATCAGATCCATGGCACCGATACGGTGACGCCGATCGACGAGACGTTGCGGGCGCTGGATGATCTGGTTTCGGGCGGGCTCGTTCGTTACGTCGGCATGTCCAACTGGCAGGCCTGGCGCATTGCCAAGGCGCTGGGTATTTCCGAGCGCAAGGGTTTCGCAAGGTTCGAGACGCTGCAGGCCTATTACTCGATCGCCGGCCGCGATCTGGAGCGCGACATCGTGCCGCTGCTGACAGAAGAGAAGATGGGGCTGATGGTCTGGTCGCCGCTTGCGGGCGGGCTCCTGTCGGGCAAGTACGGACCGGGCGCGCCCGGAAACGGCGAGGGCCGCCGGGCAAGTTTCGATTTTCCGCCGGTTGACAAGGACCGGGCCTGGGCCTGCGTTGCCGCGATGCGCGAGGTTGCGGCGAAACACGGCGCCAGTGTTGCCGAAGTGGCGCTCGCCTTTATTCTGGCCAAACCCTTTGTCACCAGCGTTATCATCGGCGCCAAGAGGGTGGAGCAATTGGAGGAAAACCTGAAGGCGGTTGAGCTTCGGCTCGATGCTGAAGATTTGGCCAAGCTTGACGATGTCAGCGCGCTGCCGCCGGAATATCCGGGCTGGATGCTGGAGCGGCAGGGCGCGGCCCGCCGCCCGAAACCGTTCGAACCCAAGGCTTGA
- the dapD gene encoding 2,3,4,5-tetrahydropyridine-2,6-dicarboxylate N-succinyltransferase, translating into MTTHDLASLSQTIDTAFDNRDSVTINTKGEIRDAVNTALDLLDGGKVRVAERGADGNWTVNQWLKKAVLLSFRLNDMEVVKGGSGQSTWWDKVPSKFEGWGENQFRDAGFRAVPNAVVRRSAYIAPNAILMPSFVNLGAYVGEGTMVDTWATVGSCAQIGKHVHLSGGVGIGGVLEPMQAGPTIIEDNCFIGARSEVVEGCIVREGSVLGMGVFIGKSTKIVDRATGEVTYGEVPPYSVVVAGSMGSGAIMPNGVAAPNLYCAVIVKRVDEKTRSKTGINELLRD; encoded by the coding sequence ATGACGACCCATGATCTCGCCTCCCTGTCGCAGACCATCGACACCGCTTTCGACAACCGCGACAGCGTCACCATCAACACCAAGGGCGAGATCCGCGATGCGGTCAACACCGCCCTCGACCTGCTTGACGGCGGCAAGGTGCGCGTTGCCGAGCGCGGAGCAGACGGCAACTGGACCGTCAATCAATGGCTGAAAAAGGCCGTCCTCCTGTCGTTCCGGCTGAACGACATGGAAGTCGTCAAGGGCGGATCCGGTCAATCCACCTGGTGGGACAAGGTTCCCTCCAAGTTCGAAGGCTGGGGTGAAAACCAGTTCCGCGACGCCGGCTTCCGCGCTGTGCCGAACGCTGTCGTGCGCCGCTCCGCCTATATCGCTCCCAATGCCATCCTGATGCCGTCCTTCGTCAATCTTGGCGCCTATGTCGGCGAAGGCACCATGGTCGACACCTGGGCGACGGTCGGTTCCTGCGCCCAGATCGGCAAGCATGTGCACCTGTCCGGCGGCGTCGGCATCGGCGGTGTGCTGGAGCCGATGCAGGCGGGGCCGACGATCATCGAGGACAATTGCTTCATCGGCGCCCGCTCGGAAGTCGTCGAAGGCTGCATCGTGCGCGAGGGCTCGGTTCTCGGCATGGGCGTGTTCATCGGAAAATCGACCAAGATCGTCGATCGCGCCACCGGCGAAGTCACCTATGGCGAAGTGCCGCCCTATTCCGTTGTCGTGGCCGGCTCGATGGGCTCCGGCGCCATCATGCCGAACGGCGTGGCTGCGCCAAACCTCTATTGCGCCGTCATCGTCAAGCGCGTCGATGAAAAGACCCGCTCGAAGACCGGCATCAACGAACTGCTGCGGGACTAA
- a CDS encoding pyrimidine 5'-nucleotidase produces MTQLDRLPTQADFAHVTDWVFDLDNTLYPHHVNLFSQIDRNMTAYVAALLTLDPVAAKALQKEYYRDHGTTLQGLMIHHGIDPNEFLQKAHAIDYSVVPADPALGEAIKALPGRKFIFTNGSVKHAEMTARALGILDHFDDIFDIVAAEYVPKPAGDTYNKFMSLHRVDTKHAAMFEDLPRNLVVPKALGMKTVLLVPRNFEYEFAEAWEKTEEGSAEVDYVTEDLTGFLNRLLAET; encoded by the coding sequence ATGACACAGCTCGACCGCCTGCCGACACAAGCCGATTTCGCCCATGTCACCGACTGGGTATTCGATCTCGACAACACGCTCTATCCGCATCACGTCAATCTGTTTTCGCAGATCGACCGCAACATGACGGCCTATGTCGCGGCGCTGTTGACGCTGGATCCGGTGGCCGCCAAGGCGCTGCAGAAGGAATATTACCGCGATCACGGCACCACGCTACAGGGCCTGATGATCCATCACGGCATCGATCCCAACGAGTTCCTGCAAAAGGCGCATGCGATCGACTATTCCGTCGTTCCCGCCGATCCGGCGCTTGGCGAGGCGATCAAGGCGCTGCCCGGCCGCAAGTTCATCTTCACCAATGGCAGCGTCAAGCATGCCGAAATGACGGCGCGCGCACTCGGCATCCTCGATCATTTCGACGATATTTTCGATATTGTCGCGGCCGAATATGTGCCGAAGCCCGCGGGCGACACCTATAACAAGTTCATGAGCCTGCACCGGGTCGATACCAAGCATGCCGCCATGTTCGAGGACCTGCCGCGCAATCTCGTGGTGCCGAAGGCGCTCGGCATGAAGACCGTTCTTCTGGTGCCGCGCAATTTCGAATACGAGTTTGCCGAGGCCTGGGAAAAAACCGAGGAAGGTTCCGCCGAGGTGGATTACGTGACCGAAGACCTGACGGGCTTCCTCAACCGGCTCCTCGCCGAGACCTGA
- a CDS encoding EF-hand domain-containing protein has product MRKNSLILGAVAASLTLTGFAAPTFAARQKPTPEQRAEWTIKRFDTNGDGKVSLDEVHTRTAEAFKTFDADGNGQVTREEIKVQRKAHGQAWRAAKEKTGADRTAAMDKLKETRPAMLPGVRQKGFKRADTDKNGSLSLTEVTARADAMFKRRDTNGDGVIDAADFTKTRKI; this is encoded by the coding sequence ATGCGCAAGAACAGTTTGATTCTCGGTGCCGTCGCAGCCAGCCTGACGCTCACCGGCTTTGCCGCCCCCACCTTCGCCGCCCGCCAGAAGCCGACGCCCGAGCAGCGCGCCGAATGGACGATCAAGCGCTTCGACACCAATGGCGACGGCAAGGTCTCGCTCGACGAGGTTCATACCCGCACGGCAGAAGCCTTCAAGACGTTCGATGCCGACGGCAATGGCCAGGTCACCCGCGAAGAAATCAAGGTACAGCGCAAGGCCCATGGCCAGGCATGGCGGGCTGCCAAGGAAAAGACCGGCGCAGACAGGACTGCGGCGATGGACAAGCTCAAGGAAACGCGCCCCGCCATGCTGCCCGGCGTACGCCAGAAGGGCTTCAAGCGCGCCGATACCGACAAGAACGGTTCGCTGAGCCTCACGGAAGTGACAGCCCGCGCCGACGCCATGTTCAAGCGCCGCGACACCAATGGCGACGGCGTCATCGACGCCGCAGACTTCACCAAGACCCGGAAGATCTGA
- a CDS encoding pyridoxamine 5'-phosphate oxidase family protein, protein MSDRSLSDIATKMRDIDIAMLSTHTDGGAIAGRPMSNNGEVDYDGDSYYFTWEESRMVEDIKRNSKVGLSFQGEKAFLVAVEGEADLIKDKAAFREHWTKDLDDWFKDGVDTEGLVLIKVSATRVHYWDGEDEGEVKLDFAKQRH, encoded by the coding sequence ATGAGTGACAGAAGCCTTTCCGACATAGCCACCAAAATGCGCGATATCGATATCGCAATGCTCTCCACCCATACCGACGGCGGTGCCATTGCCGGGCGGCCGATGAGCAACAATGGCGAAGTCGATTACGACGGCGATTCCTATTATTTCACCTGGGAAGAATCGCGCATGGTGGAGGATATCAAGCGCAATTCCAAAGTGGGCCTATCCTTCCAGGGCGAGAAAGCCTTCCTGGTTGCTGTCGAAGGCGAGGCCGACCTCATCAAGGACAAGGCGGCGTTTAGGGAACACTGGACGAAGGATCTGGACGACTGGTTCAAGGACGGCGTCGATACCGAGGGCCTCGTCCTGATCAAGGTCAGCGCCACCAGGGTGCATTATTGGGACGGCGAGGACGAAGGCGAAGTCAAGCTCGATTTCGCCAAGCAGCGCCACTAA
- a CDS encoding GAF domain-containing sensor histidine kinase — translation MNDNPAAAVEIIAQISAVPTILDVVCKTTGMRFAAVARVTADRWIACGVKDNLAFGLEPGGELKIETTICNEIRDHREPVIIDNVAEDAAYSGHHTPAIYGLQSYISVPITLGDGSFFGTLCAIDTVPRKLNTPEIAGMFKLFANLIAFHLDAHDRIDQERQGSELREQFIAVLGHDLRNPLASLDAGTRMLQRTVTDDKGKAVLTLMQSSISRMSGLIDNVLDFARGRLGGGISIEQADRVPLRPVLEQVVAELALANPRRRIEADLSEAMVRCDEGRIGQLLSNLLANALTHGDPEAPIRVHSAASGGYFELTVINAGEPIPEAVVKDLFKPFVRASARANLQGLGLGLYIASEIAKAHKGKLLVTSTPEETRFTFQMPQQ, via the coding sequence GTGAACGACAATCCCGCCGCGGCGGTTGAAATTATCGCGCAGATCAGCGCCGTGCCGACCATTCTCGATGTGGTCTGCAAGACGACGGGCATGCGTTTTGCGGCAGTGGCGCGGGTGACTGCCGACCGCTGGATCGCCTGCGGCGTCAAGGACAATCTGGCTTTCGGGCTGGAGCCGGGCGGCGAGCTGAAGATCGAAACGACGATCTGCAACGAAATCCGCGATCACCGGGAGCCGGTGATCATCGACAATGTCGCCGAGGACGCGGCCTATTCCGGTCATCATACGCCAGCGATCTATGGCCTGCAGAGCTATATCTCTGTGCCGATCACGCTGGGCGACGGTTCGTTCTTCGGAACGCTCTGCGCCATCGATACGGTGCCGCGCAAGCTGAATACGCCTGAAATCGCCGGCATGTTCAAGCTGTTTGCCAATCTGATCGCCTTCCACCTCGATGCCCATGACCGGATCGACCAGGAGCGGCAGGGCAGCGAGCTGCGCGAGCAGTTCATCGCCGTGCTCGGCCACGACCTGCGCAATCCGCTCGCCTCTCTCGATGCCGGAACCCGCATGCTGCAGCGCACGGTGACGGACGATAAAGGAAAGGCCGTGCTTACGCTGATGCAAAGCAGCATTTCGCGCATGTCTGGCCTGATCGACAATGTGCTGGATTTTGCCCGTGGCCGGCTCGGTGGCGGCATTTCCATCGAGCAGGCCGACCGCGTACCGCTTCGCCCCGTTCTGGAGCAGGTGGTGGCCGAGCTCGCGCTTGCCAATCCGCGCCGCCGGATCGAGGCGGACCTGTCGGAAGCGATGGTCCGGTGCGACGAAGGCCGGATCGGCCAGCTGCTGTCGAACCTTCTGGCCAATGCCTTGACCCATGGCGACCCGGAGGCACCGATAAGGGTGCACTCTGCCGCATCCGGCGGATATTTCGAATTGACGGTGATCAATGCCGGCGAGCCTATCCCCGAGGCTGTCGTCAAGGACCTGTTCAAGCCGTTCGTACGCGCCTCGGCCAGGGCCAATCTGCAGGGGTTGGGCCTTGGGCTCTATATAGCCTCGGAAATCGCCAAGGCGCACAAGGGTAAGCTTCTGGTCACATCGACACCGGAAGAGACCCGTTTCACCTTCCAGATGCCGCAGCAATAA